The following coding sequences are from one bacterium SCSIO 12741 window:
- a CDS encoding MBL fold metallo-hydrolase gives MVEVKFELRSAGYCEAKESQALRGRPNNPMKFYATYAHIEHPVHGHILFDTGYTRRFYEGTQELPLKIYANVTKVFITEEEEAKNALQESGIDPAAIKYIIVSHFHADHIGGLKDFPNAQFICSKEGFEDVIGKTGFSALRRGFVPNLLPDDFSERAHFVSFDRATKKVYGLGNVIDFFGDDSLIICRLNGHVKGQIGLLLQAEKRILLISDAAWLTENYKDLHLPSPMVRLFFHSWRAYKESLYRVHAYHKRNPETEIIPCHCEQTFRRITGKT, from the coding sequence ATGGTAGAAGTAAAGTTTGAATTGAGATCGGCAGGTTATTGCGAAGCCAAAGAATCACAGGCTTTGAGAGGTAGGCCCAATAATCCCATGAAGTTTTATGCTACCTATGCTCACATTGAACATCCGGTTCATGGACACATCCTATTTGATACGGGATATACCCGCCGTTTTTATGAAGGCACTCAAGAACTTCCTTTAAAGATATACGCCAACGTCACTAAGGTTTTCATCACCGAGGAAGAAGAGGCGAAAAATGCGCTGCAAGAAAGTGGCATTGATCCAGCCGCAATTAAGTACATAATTGTATCCCATTTTCACGCCGACCATATCGGAGGCCTCAAGGATTTTCCTAATGCTCAATTTATTTGCTCCAAGGAGGGCTTTGAAGATGTGATTGGAAAAACGGGCTTCTCTGCTTTGAGAAGAGGCTTCGTTCCTAACCTCCTTCCCGATGATTTTTCGGAAAGAGCTCATTTCGTTTCCTTCGATCGAGCCACCAAGAAGGTATATGGTCTGGGCAATGTGATTGATTTTTTTGGGGATGATTCTCTGATAATCTGTCGGCTTAACGGACACGTCAAAGGGCAAATTGGTCTCTTGCTTCAAGCGGAAAAACGGATACTGCTTATTTCTGACGCTGCCTGGTTGACGGAGAATTACAAAGACCTGCATCTGCCCAGCCCCATGGTGCGGTTGTTTTTTCATTCCTGGCGTGCCTACAAAGAGAGTCTTTACCGTGTTCATGCCTACCACAAGAGGAATCCGGAAACTGAGATTATCCCCTGTCATTGCGAACAAACCTTTAGAAGGATAACCGGAAAAACATGA
- a CDS encoding adenylate cyclase: MKLSKPAIIKHFLTFRLSRLMRSNWVGSARKKTWKKNLSRSPFYSSLVSSGEFPLMNKELFMENFDSINTVGIKKEEAFALAQESEKSRDFAPAIRGISIGLSSGTSGNRGIFLTSKREKELWVAAVLDRVIGISWKKRKVAFFLRANNNLYEAVQSRLLAFHFFDIKIPLTNHFPNLIDLDPDILVGQPSVLVALAQHYVRIGKKADFTKVVSVAEVLEEDQRDFLTQVFGCNISQVYQCTEGFLAYTCREGHLHLNEDWLEIEKRYLDDSKTRFHPIITDYLRSSQPVVRYELNDILHEGPPCSCGSKSTVLSKIEGRSDDVFRFEQGNAAVDIYPDFIRRSVLLASEDIVNYRVTRIGEKKLSVFLEVLKPEKREMLFQRVQKELKVLFSTYGIEGMEIIKADLNHNPMNKFKRVKNEYSKNV; the protein is encoded by the coding sequence ATGAAACTATCCAAACCAGCCATCATCAAACACTTCCTAACCTTTCGCCTTTCTCGTCTCATGAGATCGAATTGGGTTGGATCAGCCAGGAAGAAAACATGGAAGAAAAACCTTTCGAGGTCACCTTTCTATAGTTCTCTTGTATCCTCGGGTGAATTTCCATTGATGAATAAGGAGCTCTTTATGGAGAACTTCGATTCTATCAATACGGTGGGAATAAAAAAGGAAGAAGCTTTTGCCCTTGCTCAAGAAAGTGAAAAATCCAGGGATTTTGCTCCAGCCATTCGGGGTATTAGTATCGGTCTTTCATCCGGAACCAGCGGAAATCGTGGAATATTTTTAACCAGTAAGCGGGAGAAGGAGTTATGGGTAGCAGCCGTTTTGGATCGGGTGATTGGAATTTCCTGGAAGAAACGGAAGGTAGCCTTTTTTCTTCGAGCGAATAATAACCTCTATGAAGCGGTCCAATCCAGATTACTGGCCTTTCATTTTTTCGATATCAAGATTCCTCTAACCAACCACTTTCCAAATCTGATAGATCTGGATCCTGATATTTTGGTAGGGCAGCCTTCTGTACTGGTCGCCCTGGCTCAACATTACGTGCGAATTGGAAAGAAGGCGGACTTTACGAAGGTTGTTTCAGTGGCTGAAGTCTTGGAAGAAGATCAACGAGATTTTTTGACTCAGGTTTTTGGGTGCAACATAAGTCAGGTCTATCAATGTACCGAAGGCTTTTTGGCATACACCTGCCGGGAAGGGCACTTGCACCTAAATGAGGATTGGCTGGAAATTGAAAAAAGGTATTTGGATGATTCGAAGACTCGTTTTCATCCCATCATTACCGATTACTTAAGAAGCTCTCAACCTGTGGTTCGGTATGAACTCAACGACATATTGCACGAAGGACCACCCTGCAGTTGCGGTTCGAAATCGACAGTACTGAGTAAAATCGAAGGTCGATCGGATGATGTTTTTCGATTTGAACAAGGAAATGCGGCTGTCGATATTTATCCGGATTTCATTCGAAGATCGGTCCTGTTGGCTTCTGAAGATATCGTCAACTACCGGGTAACCCGAATAGGTGAAAAAAAACTGAGCGTATTTCTGGAGGTGTTAAAGCCAGAAAAGCGGGAAATGCTATTTCAACGGGTGCAAAAAGAATTGAAAGTCCTGTTTTCCACTTATGGAATAGAGGGCATGGAAATAATTAAAGCGGATTTGAATCACAATCCAATGAACAAATTCAAAAGGGTGAAAAATGAATATTCAAAGAACGTTTAG
- a CDS encoding beta-ketoacyl-ACP synthase III (FabH; beta-ketoacyl-acyl carrier protein synthase III; catalyzes the condensation of acetyl-CoA with malonyl-ACP to initiate cycles of fatty acid elongation; differs from 3-oxoacyl-(acyl carrier protein) synthase I and II in that it utilizes CoA thioesters as primers rather than acyl-ACPs) gives MNIQRTFSIKGVGKYLPKTSVHSHEIEDELGLPKGYIYKNVGVEVRHKARVESNSYMGEQALRAALADANMTIGDIDCLIGASATFDYIIPNRSSMIKHQFPEANSLDFPCIDINTVCTSFISALDYASFLLSTGTYKNVAIVSSERSLKGLNPDDAETFGLFGDGAAAVILNSAREGGLIKHSWKTYSEGAKYTIIEGGGNENHPQEVPYDSSLYSFKMQGSKLLKCAMETLPRYLKDFFGKLNLSLPDVDLIVPHQASKLGLRMLASLNNGSSHNIFDHLAHHGNCIAASIPIALVTSIKNQRLKEGDTCFLLGTAAGVSIGGLLFKYTRT, from the coding sequence ATGAATATTCAAAGAACGTTTAGCATAAAAGGGGTAGGGAAATACCTGCCGAAAACCTCGGTGCATAGTCACGAGATTGAAGATGAATTGGGCTTGCCCAAAGGATACATCTATAAAAATGTGGGTGTAGAGGTGCGTCATAAAGCTCGGGTAGAGTCAAATTCCTACATGGGAGAGCAGGCGTTGAGGGCCGCATTGGCCGATGCCAACATGACCATCGGCGATATTGATTGCCTTATTGGAGCCTCAGCTACATTCGACTACATCATTCCGAATCGGAGTTCGATGATCAAACATCAATTTCCGGAAGCAAATAGCCTTGATTTTCCCTGTATTGATATCAATACGGTTTGCACCAGTTTTATCTCTGCTCTGGATTATGCCTCTTTTTTACTCTCTACCGGGACCTATAAGAATGTAGCTATCGTCAGCTCTGAGCGCAGCTTGAAGGGATTGAACCCAGATGATGCTGAAACATTCGGCCTTTTTGGAGATGGTGCGGCAGCTGTTATTCTGAATTCGGCCAGAGAAGGGGGATTGATCAAACACTCCTGGAAGACCTATAGTGAGGGTGCGAAGTACACCATTATTGAAGGGGGCGGAAATGAGAATCATCCGCAGGAGGTTCCTTACGATTCATCGTTGTACTCCTTTAAAATGCAAGGTAGCAAGTTGCTCAAGTGTGCTATGGAAACTTTGCCCCGATACCTCAAGGATTTTTTTGGGAAGTTGAATCTTTCTTTACCCGATGTTGATCTCATCGTTCCTCACCAAGCCAGTAAACTGGGGTTGCGTATGTTGGCATCTTTGAATAACGGTTCTTCGCACAACATTTTTGACCATCTCGCTCATCATGGAAACTGCATTGCGGCATCGATTCCCATTGCTTTGGTGACGAGCATAAAGAATCAGAGACTTAAGGAAGGGGATACTTGTTTTCTATTGGGTACTGCTGCCGGAGTTTCGATAGGTGGATTACTCTTTAAATATACCCGGACATGA
- a CDS encoding sterol desaturase family protein translates to MNLVLANGMLLVLVLVELGFLLFVRKEKVPWKEVVFNLNSGHIFMWVLRGIEISAFLFIAKHWSFSWIESWPYVLKWVFAFLAWDFCFYWLHRLHHKFPLLWAVHVVHHEGEHFSLSLGIRNSWYSSLTSLPFFVALALIGVPVEIFIATSSIHYFIQFYNHNRVVGKSGWLEKIMITPSHHRVHHGKNPEYLDRNFGGTLVIWDKLFGTFQAEINSVPIEFGVKDYKTNYNVLWANNLPFFKLLGIRNENGKPQSFIYRVSDYLIGTGGLLLFGLLLFYISIEGRVPVIDQAGLFAIIFLGTIALGGMSEGKLWGLSIWGFVFGILFPALLFYQQISDAILWVLSGLMVIHSLVTVITTSKYPIGELPSQKMDESNILP, encoded by the coding sequence ATGAATTTGGTATTGGCCAATGGAATGCTGCTCGTGCTGGTCTTAGTAGAGTTGGGCTTTCTTCTATTTGTCCGGAAAGAAAAGGTCCCTTGGAAAGAGGTGGTCTTTAACCTAAATAGTGGTCATATATTTATGTGGGTTCTCCGTGGAATAGAGATTTCGGCTTTTCTATTCATTGCCAAGCACTGGAGTTTTTCCTGGATTGAAAGCTGGCCTTATGTCTTGAAATGGGTATTTGCTTTTCTTGCCTGGGATTTTTGTTTTTACTGGCTTCATCGACTTCATCATAAATTTCCGTTGCTTTGGGCGGTACACGTTGTCCATCACGAAGGAGAGCATTTTAGCTTGTCGCTCGGCATTCGAAATTCCTGGTATTCCTCCCTAACCTCACTTCCCTTTTTTGTGGCACTCGCCTTGATCGGAGTTCCGGTGGAAATTTTCATTGCTACTTCAAGCATTCATTATTTTATTCAATTCTACAACCACAATCGGGTGGTAGGGAAGAGCGGTTGGTTAGAGAAAATCATGATTACTCCCTCCCATCATCGGGTGCACCACGGAAAAAATCCGGAGTACTTGGATCGGAATTTTGGCGGAACTCTGGTGATTTGGGATAAGCTCTTTGGAACTTTTCAGGCCGAGATAAATTCTGTGCCCATTGAATTTGGTGTGAAGGATTATAAAACCAATTACAATGTCCTTTGGGCAAATAACCTGCCCTTCTTCAAATTGTTGGGGATTAGAAACGAGAACGGTAAGCCCCAATCCTTCATTTATCGGGTATCGGATTACTTGATCGGAACGGGTGGGCTTTTACTTTTTGGCCTGCTTCTATTCTACATTTCCATTGAAGGTAGGGTACCTGTAATTGACCAGGCGGGATTATTTGCCATCATCTTTTTAGGAACAATTGCCTTAGGAGGAATGTCTGAAGGAAAATTATGGGGGCTGTCTATTTGGGGATTCGTTTTTGGAATCCTATTTCCAGCCCTTCTTTTCTACCAGCAAATTTCCGATGCCATTCTCTGGGTGCTTTCCGGACTAATGGTCATTCACAGTTTAGTCACCGTGATTACCACCAGCAAGTATCCGATTGGAGAATTGCCTTCCCAAAAAATGGATGAATCTAATATTCTGCCTTAG